A window of Streptomyces gilvosporeus contains these coding sequences:
- a CDS encoding glycoside hydrolase family 15 protein translates to MFTFMFRNIASDGFVFSDPQSPGDISRNSKPGCIIAAPSFPADTPGIDEDYVFNWVRDGAITAMEVAKADMPTRPGGTVQTLNDYVQFADLCHSNAQPPLTKGHACFNIAGDARPWTEQNDGPALQTITILAAYDQLDVGTQKRAVDLVNSNVAYLLGVYQGPTTNLWEEHSGYSFFARAAQLRCFEEIQGSTIVGIDKPTGLRPAIKWLRQALAGHWDGNTYISMLADPGDGSQPSPQNPVVSGYDPNIDIVQSAVYGAVPVTDTKLLATAAQLRSQWEEGGIAFYPINKADKEGFGIGPLFGRYPGDVYNGDTAHPQLGGHPWALSTFNVAELHYKLAGAIKASGKVPMDDLSAPFFAQSGIDASTAPAAAAAALTATGDAMMQAVIYHSDNLELSEQFDGTTGFERSVHNLTWSYAAYLSAMRARAEAV, encoded by the coding sequence ATGTTCACCTTCATGTTCCGGAACATCGCCAGTGACGGATTCGTCTTCAGCGATCCGCAGTCGCCGGGCGACATTTCCCGGAACTCGAAGCCGGGTTGCATCATCGCCGCCCCGTCCTTCCCGGCCGACACCCCCGGCATCGACGAGGACTACGTCTTCAACTGGGTGCGCGACGGCGCCATCACGGCCATGGAGGTGGCCAAGGCCGACATGCCCACCCGCCCGGGCGGGACGGTGCAGACGCTCAACGACTACGTGCAGTTCGCCGACCTCTGCCACTCCAACGCCCAGCCGCCGTTGACCAAGGGGCACGCCTGCTTCAACATCGCCGGTGACGCCCGCCCGTGGACCGAGCAGAACGATGGTCCGGCCCTGCAGACGATCACCATCCTGGCCGCCTACGACCAGCTCGATGTCGGCACCCAGAAGCGGGCGGTCGACCTGGTGAACTCGAACGTGGCCTACCTCCTCGGCGTCTACCAGGGCCCCACCACGAACCTGTGGGAGGAGCACAGCGGGTACAGCTTCTTCGCCCGCGCCGCCCAGCTGCGCTGCTTCGAGGAGATCCAGGGCTCGACCATCGTCGGCATCGACAAGCCGACCGGACTGCGGCCCGCCATCAAGTGGCTGCGCCAGGCCCTTGCCGGCCACTGGGACGGGAACACGTACATAAGCATGCTGGCCGACCCCGGTGACGGGTCCCAGCCGTCGCCCCAGAATCCGGTCGTCAGCGGTTACGACCCGAACATCGACATCGTCCAGTCGGCCGTCTACGGCGCCGTTCCCGTCACCGACACCAAGCTGCTGGCGACAGCGGCCCAACTGCGCTCGCAGTGGGAGGAGGGCGGCATCGCCTTCTACCCGATCAACAAGGCCGACAAGGAAGGCTTCGGTATCGGCCCGCTGTTCGGCCGCTACCCGGGCGACGTCTACAACGGTGACACCGCGCACCCGCAGCTCGGCGGCCACCCCTGGGCCCTCTCCACGTTCAACGTCGCCGAGCTGCACTACAAGCTGGCCGGCGCGATCAAGGCGAGCGGCAAGGTGCCCATGGACGACCTCTCCGCACCCTTCTTCGCCCAGTCCGGCATCGACGCGTCGACGGCCCCGGCGGCAGCCGCCGCCGCCTTGACGGCGACCGGTGACGCCATGATGCAGGCCGTCATCTACCACAGCGACAACCTGGAGCTCTCCGAGCAGTTCGACGGCACCACCGGCTTCGAGCGCAGTGTGCACAACCTGACGTGGAGCTATGCCGCCTACCTGTCCGCCATGCGGGCCCGGGCCGAGGCCGTGTGA
- a CDS encoding GMC family oxidoreductase, with translation MYAKFPEGAAQRTDPAAASEVLYDAVIVGGGIAGALIASRLSDAGKRVLLLEAGPAEDLTLRGYESYLDRFYSAASKDNQSPYPVVANAPMPRGTDARRIVPGAPDTSAYIVQSGPFATDTTYTRVLGGTTMHWEAKTLRMLPEDFRMHTLYGEGADWPLAYEDLAPYYNEAEREIGVSADVKDQAYLGIAFDEGYVFPMKGLPLSYLDRTVAKDLDGMPVELDGERRELRVRPFPQGRNGIPNPAYDGGKGYRPRGAVSTYQVEVGGRCQGNNNCVPICPVQAKYHAGKTLAVALQSGRVDLVAQAVAYKVHVDERTRRVTEIEYRRYDRPDSPGFTTVRARGRLFILAANAVENPRLMLASGLRSSSGLMGRNFMDHAYLLAWALLPEVAGTFRGTNCTGGITDLRGGRFRRRQAAFSVDIHNDGWGWARGAPMTDLIDLVDAGGRYGESLRQGLVDRVSRQLQLAFMVEVPANPSNRITVDPSYTDHLGNMRPVLTYDIPDYTMRGVAYARQLSRRIFARLGAEDHTQYDPNFWGYAVHAGEGYEIRGGNHLAGTHTMGRTPSTSVVNPDQRCWDHENLYLVGGGSMPTVGTSNVTLTIAALCLRSVRAMLAQLDAETAPITVTSTGNGHNRPQEVAR, from the coding sequence ATGTACGCGAAGTTCCCCGAGGGGGCGGCGCAGCGCACCGACCCCGCGGCGGCGTCCGAGGTTCTCTACGACGCCGTCATCGTCGGCGGCGGGATCGCCGGCGCCCTCATCGCCTCGCGGCTGAGCGACGCCGGCAAGAGGGTACTGCTACTCGAAGCGGGCCCGGCCGAGGATCTCACGCTGAGGGGCTACGAGAGCTACCTCGACCGCTTCTACTCGGCCGCCAGCAAGGACAACCAGTCTCCCTACCCGGTCGTCGCCAACGCCCCGATGCCCCGCGGCACCGACGCACGGCGTATCGTCCCGGGCGCGCCCGACACCTCGGCCTACATCGTCCAGAGCGGGCCCTTCGCCACCGACACCACCTATACCCGGGTGCTCGGCGGCACCACCATGCACTGGGAGGCCAAGACGCTGCGGATGCTCCCCGAGGACTTCCGCATGCATACGCTCTACGGCGAGGGAGCCGACTGGCCGCTCGCCTACGAGGACCTCGCCCCGTACTACAACGAGGCCGAACGCGAGATCGGCGTCTCCGCCGATGTGAAGGACCAGGCCTACCTCGGGATCGCCTTCGACGAGGGCTACGTGTTCCCGATGAAGGGCCTGCCCCTGTCGTACCTGGACCGGACGGTCGCCAAAGACCTCGACGGGATGCCGGTCGAGCTCGACGGGGAGCGACGCGAGCTGCGGGTCCGGCCGTTCCCGCAGGGGCGGAACGGGATACCGAACCCCGCGTACGACGGCGGGAAGGGCTACCGGCCGCGAGGTGCAGTGAGCACGTACCAGGTCGAGGTCGGCGGGCGGTGCCAGGGCAACAACAACTGCGTGCCCATCTGCCCGGTACAGGCCAAGTACCACGCCGGCAAGACCCTCGCGGTGGCCCTCCAGAGCGGCCGGGTCGACCTGGTGGCCCAGGCGGTGGCCTACAAGGTGCACGTCGACGAGCGGACCCGCCGGGTGACCGAGATCGAGTACCGCCGCTACGACCGGCCCGACAGTCCCGGCTTCACCACCGTGCGAGCCCGGGGACGGCTGTTCATCCTGGCCGCCAACGCGGTGGAGAACCCTCGGCTGATGCTGGCCTCCGGCCTGCGCAGCTCCAGCGGCCTGATGGGGCGCAACTTCATGGACCACGCCTATCTGTTGGCGTGGGCCCTGCTGCCAGAGGTGGCCGGCACCTTCCGGGGCACGAACTGCACGGGCGGCATCACCGACCTGCGCGGGGGCCGCTTCCGCCGCCGCCAGGCGGCATTCAGCGTCGACATCCACAACGACGGCTGGGGCTGGGCCCGGGGGGCGCCGATGACCGACCTGATCGACCTGGTGGACGCCGGTGGCCGTTACGGCGAGTCCCTCCGCCAGGGCCTGGTGGACCGGGTGTCCCGCCAGCTGCAGTTGGCGTTCATGGTCGAGGTCCCCGCCAACCCGAGCAACCGGATCACCGTGGACCCGTCCTACACCGACCACCTGGGGAACATGCGGCCCGTCCTCACCTACGACATCCCCGACTACACGATGCGGGGGGTGGCATACGCCAGGCAGCTGTCGCGACGGATCTTCGCCCGCCTCGGTGCCGAGGACCACACCCAGTACGACCCGAACTTCTGGGGCTACGCCGTCCACGCCGGCGAGGGATACGAGATCCGAGGGGGCAACCACCTCGCCGGCACCCACACGATGGGCCGCACCCCGTCGACCTCGGTGGTCAACCCGGATCAGCGGTGCTGGGATCACGAGAACCTCTATCTGGTCGGCGGGGGAAGCATGCCCACCGTGGGCACATCGAACGTGACGCTCACCATCGCCGCCCTGTGCCTGCGCAGCGTCCGGGCCATGCTGGCCCAGCTCGACGCCGAGACCGCACCGATCACCGTCACCTCGACCGGAAACGGCCACAACCGGCCTCAGGAGGTGGCCCGGTGA
- a CDS encoding ferritin-like domain-containing protein, with protein sequence MTASSINDRDDLISYLHVAMALEHATIPPYLTAYYSIQPTTNSDAAHIIRVVAVEEMLHLTLVANVLNAIGGRPDLTRPGFVPSYPAYLPDGETDFTVELRPLSPEAVETFCKIERPRQAPNADARLLRTPDDGNPVLAFSPTAEGMRYYSIGEFYAEIIEGLERVAADDPKLFSGDPALQVGPEYFYSGGGAVIVVSDLDSACRALRFIAAQGEGLDSGVHDADGELAHYYRFRQLQLGRYYQVGDAPDAPSGPPLSVAWDDVYKVKVSARLADYPAGSELARAALDFNVAYRAFLVLLTKAFNGRPGLLQDAVCDMFRLRDGFNLLVRNPLPGSDGLHAAPTFEIPAAFGADPEAAPAAGESAQGVTR encoded by the coding sequence GTGACCGCATCGTCCATCAACGACCGTGACGACCTGATCAGCTATCTGCACGTGGCGATGGCCCTCGAACACGCGACCATCCCCCCGTACCTGACCGCGTACTACTCCATACAGCCCACCACCAACTCCGACGCCGCACACATCATCCGGGTGGTCGCGGTGGAGGAGATGCTGCACCTGACCCTCGTCGCCAACGTCCTGAACGCCATTGGGGGGCGGCCCGACCTGACCCGCCCCGGCTTCGTGCCGTCCTACCCGGCCTACCTGCCCGACGGGGAGACCGACTTCACCGTCGAGCTGCGGCCCCTGTCCCCCGAGGCGGTGGAGACGTTCTGCAAGATCGAGCGGCCGCGCCAGGCCCCCAATGCCGACGCACGGCTGCTGCGCACACCGGACGACGGAAATCCGGTACTCGCCTTCAGCCCGACGGCCGAGGGGATGCGCTACTACAGCATCGGCGAGTTCTACGCAGAGATCATCGAAGGGCTGGAGAGGGTGGCGGCCGACGACCCCAAGCTCTTCTCCGGGGATCCGGCCCTGCAGGTGGGGCCCGAGTACTTCTACTCCGGCGGCGGGGCGGTGATCGTCGTATCCGACCTGGACTCGGCCTGCCGGGCGCTGCGCTTCATCGCCGCTCAGGGCGAGGGCCTCGACTCCGGCGTCCACGACGCGGACGGGGAGCTGGCCCACTACTACCGGTTCCGGCAGTTGCAGCTCGGCCGCTACTACCAGGTGGGCGACGCCCCCGACGCACCGTCGGGGCCGCCGCTCAGCGTCGCCTGGGACGACGTGTACAAGGTGAAGGTGAGTGCCCGGCTGGCCGACTACCCGGCGGGTTCGGAACTCGCCCGTGCCGCCCTGGACTTCAACGTCGCCTACCGGGCCTTCCTCGTCCTGCTCACCAAGGCGTTCAACGGGCGGCCGGGCCTCCTACAGGACGCCGTCTGCGACATGTTCCGGCTGCGCGACGGGTTCAACCTTCTGGTACGCAACCCCCTGCCGGGCAGCGACGGCCTGCACGCCGCTCCCACCTTCGAGATCCCGGCCGCATTCGGGGCCGATCCGGAGGCTGCACCGGCCGCCGGCGAGAGTGCCCAGGGGGTGACGCGGTGA
- the iolE gene encoding myo-inosose-2 dehydratase produces MTDLAHRLGPDKVKLGVCCTLWWNDDFPAIDAGISFGQAVSEMALAGFQGCSIGHKYPSDAAVLKAALDLRGLRVSEPWTSTYFTIDKMRHKTIAAFEKTLAHVKALGGTELVVAEFGASSHLLPVDVFANRPVFTDAQWDALTWGLDELGKIAGSVGMKLSYHHHMGTGVMTRADVDRLMASTDPDLVHLLLDTAHIAFAGDDPLELARAHADRIGHVHMKSIRPEVVSRVREEGLSFQEGVELGVFTVPGDGAIDFRPILEVLADAGYQGWLVVEAEQDPNKANPLEYAKKARAYLADVLGW; encoded by the coding sequence ATGACCGACTTGGCGCATCGCCTCGGCCCGGACAAGGTGAAGCTCGGCGTCTGCTGCACCCTGTGGTGGAACGACGACTTCCCCGCCATCGACGCCGGCATCTCCTTCGGCCAGGCCGTGAGCGAGATGGCGCTCGCCGGCTTCCAGGGCTGCAGCATCGGGCACAAGTACCCCTCGGACGCCGCCGTGCTCAAGGCCGCCCTCGATCTGCGCGGTCTACGGGTGTCCGAGCCCTGGACGAGCACGTACTTCACGATCGACAAGATGCGGCACAAGACGATCGCCGCCTTCGAGAAGACACTGGCCCATGTCAAGGCGCTGGGCGGGACCGAGTTGGTCGTGGCCGAGTTCGGGGCGTCGTCGCACCTGCTCCCCGTCGACGTGTTCGCCAACCGCCCGGTTTTCACCGACGCCCAATGGGACGCCTTGACGTGGGGCCTGGACGAGCTCGGCAAGATCGCGGGCTCGGTCGGGATGAAGCTCAGCTATCACCACCACATGGGTACCGGCGTCATGACCCGGGCCGATGTCGACCGGTTGATGGCCTCGACCGATCCGGACCTCGTGCACCTCCTGCTCGACACCGCCCACATCGCCTTTGCCGGCGACGATCCACTGGAACTGGCCCGGGCTCACGCCGACCGCATCGGCCACGTCCACATGAAGAGCATCCGGCCCGAGGTCGTGAGCCGGGTGCGTGAAGAAGGTCTGTCGTTCCAGGAGGGCGTCGAACTCGGCGTCTTCACCGTGCCCGGCGACGGCGCGATCGACTTCCGGCCCATCCTCGAGGTGCTGGCCGACGCCGGCTACCAGGGGTGGCTGGTCGTCGAGGCCGAGCAGGATCCGAACAAGGCCAACCCGCTCGAGTACGCCAAGAAGGCCCGCGCCT